A section of the Terriglobia bacterium genome encodes:
- a CDS encoding proline hydroxylase: IVFFPCEQLHEITSVKCPSQLFADSRFTLNGWLRR, translated from the coding sequence ATCGTCTTTTTCCCGTGCGAACAGCTGCATGAAATCACTTCGGTGAAGTGTCCGTCTCAACTCTTCGCCGACAGCCGCTTCACCCTAAACGGATGGCTTCGTCGATAA